The following proteins come from a genomic window of Micromonospora zamorensis:
- a CDS encoding CarD family transcriptional regulator: protein MVFSVGETVVYPHHGAALIEAIETRIIKGEPKKYLVLRVAQGDLTVRVPAENAEIVGVREVVGEEGLGKVFDVLRAPHTEEPTNWSRRYKANLEKLASGNPLKVAEVVRDLWRRERERGLSAGEKRMLAKARDILVGEVALAEKSTKDEAETLLDKVLTEA, encoded by the coding sequence ATGGTTTTCAGTGTCGGCGAGACCGTTGTTTACCCCCACCACGGGGCCGCACTCATCGAGGCAATCGAGACTCGGATCATCAAGGGCGAGCCTAAGAAATACCTCGTCCTGAGGGTCGCGCAGGGTGACCTGACGGTCCGGGTGCCCGCCGAGAATGCCGAGATCGTGGGTGTGCGCGAGGTGGTCGGCGAAGAGGGCCTGGGCAAGGTCTTCGACGTTCTCCGGGCTCCGCACACCGAGGAGCCGACCAACTGGTCGCGGCGTTACAAGGCCAACCTGGAAAAGCTGGCCTCCGGCAACCCGCTGAAGGTCGCCGAGGTCGTTCGCGACCTGTGGCGCCGGGAGCGGGAGCGGGGCCTTTCCGCTGGTGAGAAGCGGATGCTGGCCAAGGCCCGCGACATTCTCGTCGGTGAGGTCGCGCTGGCTGAGAAGAGCACCAAGGACGAGGCGGAGACGCTGCTCGACAAGGTCCTCACCGAGGCCTAG
- a CDS encoding type III polyketide synthase, translating to MSVPVIAGLGIAQPPSASQDELWEGYFSRHFTGTTRSLAQRIFAHSGVTRRQAAVNPLLEDVSDWPTERRMRRYQVEALPLGKEAVGRALTAAGLDASDIGLFIVCSCTGYATPGLDILLARDLGMAADTQRMFIGHMGCYAAMPGLGAASDFVTARGRPALLLCAELTSLHIQPSSARVDTQQIVSHALFSDAAVAAVVTPSGPGYALREVTSVTDTSTADHMTWDVTDAGFRMGLSPKVPQVLSRHVRALVDDLLARHGLTSSEVDGWAVHPGGPRILNVVERELALPPQGLAASRATLDEHGNCSSPTVLLILDRLGRATPAARRVVMLAFGPGLTLYAALLDRQD from the coding sequence GTGTCCGTACCAGTGATCGCGGGGCTCGGGATTGCACAGCCGCCGTCCGCTTCGCAGGACGAGTTGTGGGAGGGCTACTTCTCCCGGCACTTCACCGGCACCACCAGGTCGTTGGCCCAGCGGATCTTCGCGCACTCCGGGGTGACCCGGCGTCAGGCTGCGGTCAACCCGCTGTTGGAGGACGTGTCGGACTGGCCGACCGAGCGCCGGATGCGTCGCTATCAGGTCGAGGCGCTGCCGCTGGGCAAGGAGGCGGTGGGCCGCGCGTTGACCGCAGCCGGCTTGGACGCCAGCGACATCGGGCTGTTCATCGTCTGCTCCTGCACGGGCTACGCCACCCCGGGGCTGGACATTCTGCTCGCCCGGGACCTCGGCATGGCCGCGGACACCCAGCGGATGTTCATCGGCCACATGGGCTGTTACGCGGCGATGCCGGGCCTCGGTGCGGCGAGTGACTTCGTCACCGCGCGAGGACGACCGGCGCTGCTGCTCTGCGCGGAGCTGACCAGCCTGCACATCCAGCCGTCGAGTGCCAGGGTGGACACCCAGCAGATCGTCTCCCACGCGCTCTTCTCGGATGCGGCGGTCGCCGCCGTGGTCACGCCGAGCGGCCCGGGGTACGCGTTGCGCGAGGTCACGTCCGTCACCGACACCTCGACAGCGGACCACATGACCTGGGACGTCACCGACGCCGGTTTCCGGATGGGGCTGTCGCCGAAGGTGCCGCAGGTGCTGTCGAGGCACGTCCGTGCGCTGGTCGACGACCTGCTGGCCCGGCACGGCCTCACCAGTTCCGAGGTGGACGGCTGGGCGGTGCATCCGGGCGGGCCGCGGATCCTCAACGTGGTGGAGCGCGAGTTGGCGTTGCCGCCGCAGGGTCTGGCGGCGTCCCGGGCGACGCTCGATGAGCATGGCAACTGCTCGTCCCCGACCGTGCTGCTGATCCTGGATCGGCTGGGCCGTGCGACTCCTGCGGCTCGACGTGTCGTCATGTTGGCGTTCGGTCCCGGCCTCACCCTGTACGCCGCCCTGCTCGATCGACAGGACTGA
- a CDS encoding acyl-CoA dehydrogenase family protein, which translates to MTVQALEAARRLAPRFAARAADHDRDGSFPVEDFRDLREAGLFGLMVPRALGGMEASFAEYAAVATELARGNGATALVFNMHASVTGALGAVTEELAEALGVPDEALVARDRLLTAAAQGSWYAVAMSERGAGARLSQLTTAYEATDAGWHLKGSKTFCSGAGHADGYLVAARSAADQSVVSQFLVPAGDGLTVEPTWDALGMRATSSHDLHLDVTVPADRLLGGVEGLALVVAQLMPHWLVASYAAVYVGVARAAIDAAAEHLNARNLAGLPAVRARLGRADAATAAAQLVVAEAARRVDEAPGDEETNRWVWRAKLLAGTTAAEVAASVLEAAGTSATRRGHPLERLYRDARCGSLHPATSDVCADWLGIAALGGDPDRDGSAPRW; encoded by the coding sequence ATGACGGTGCAGGCGCTTGAGGCGGCCCGCCGGTTGGCGCCGCGGTTCGCCGCGCGTGCGGCGGACCATGACCGGGACGGTTCCTTCCCCGTCGAGGACTTCCGTGACCTGCGGGAGGCTGGCCTTTTCGGTTTGATGGTGCCCCGGGCACTGGGCGGCATGGAGGCCAGCTTCGCCGAGTACGCCGCGGTGGCCACTGAGCTTGCCCGAGGCAACGGCGCGACGGCCCTGGTGTTCAACATGCACGCCTCGGTGACCGGTGCCCTGGGCGCGGTCACCGAGGAGTTGGCCGAGGCGTTGGGTGTGCCGGACGAGGCGCTGGTCGCCCGGGACCGGCTGCTCACCGCTGCGGCTCAGGGCTCCTGGTACGCGGTCGCGATGAGCGAGCGTGGCGCCGGTGCCCGGCTGTCCCAGCTGACCACGGCGTACGAGGCGACCGACGCGGGTTGGCATCTCAAGGGCAGCAAGACCTTCTGCTCCGGCGCCGGGCATGCCGACGGTTACCTGGTGGCGGCGCGCAGCGCGGCCGACCAGTCGGTGGTCTCGCAGTTCCTGGTGCCGGCCGGTGACGGGTTGACAGTGGAGCCGACCTGGGATGCGCTCGGCATGCGCGCCACCTCCTCGCACGACCTGCACCTGGACGTGACGGTTCCGGCGGACCGGCTGCTCGGTGGTGTGGAAGGGCTGGCGCTGGTGGTCGCCCAACTGATGCCGCACTGGCTGGTCGCCAGCTACGCGGCGGTGTACGTGGGGGTGGCCCGGGCGGCGATCGACGCGGCGGCCGAGCACCTCAACGCCCGCAACCTGGCCGGTCTGCCGGCGGTGCGGGCCCGACTGGGCCGGGCGGACGCGGCCACGGCGGCCGCCCAGCTGGTGGTCGCCGAGGCGGCCCGTCGGGTGGACGAGGCGCCGGGCGACGAGGAGACCAACCGTTGGGTGTGGCGGGCGAAGCTGCTCGCCGGCACCACGGCCGCCGAGGTCGCGGCGTCGGTGTTGGAGGCGGCGGGCACCTCGGCGACCCGACGTGGTCATCCGTTGGAGCGGCTCTACCGCGATGCCCGCTGCGGCTCGCTGCACCCGGCCACCTCGGATGTCTGCGCCGACTGGCTGGGCATCGCCGCCCTGGGCGGCGACCCGGACCGCGACGGATCGGCACCGCGTTGGTGA
- a CDS encoding class I SAM-dependent methyltransferase: protein MRDVAASAASTGPRVLPRNDPRQYDDLAGEWWRPDGAFAMLHWLAEARAALVPPATRPGALLVDLGCGAGLLAPHLAGKGYRHVGVDLTRSALVQAAEHGVRVVQGDVTAVPLPSGCADVVSAGELLEHVPAWPSAVAEACRLLRPGGLLVLDTLNDTALARLVAVRIAERLPTVPRGIHDPRLFVDARALVAECARHGVDLRLRGIRPQVGGMLAWLLRRARATRTSGATSTGRAPRIVPTRSTAVLYQGRGVRKG, encoded by the coding sequence ATGCGAGACGTGGCTGCGTCCGCGGCGTCCACCGGCCCCCGGGTGCTGCCGCGTAACGATCCGCGCCAGTACGACGACCTGGCCGGTGAGTGGTGGCGGCCCGATGGCGCGTTCGCGATGCTGCACTGGCTGGCGGAGGCACGGGCGGCGCTGGTGCCGCCGGCCACCCGTCCGGGCGCGCTGCTGGTCGATCTGGGTTGCGGCGCCGGTCTGCTCGCGCCGCACCTGGCCGGCAAGGGTTACCGCCACGTCGGGGTGGATCTGACCCGCTCGGCGCTGGTCCAGGCGGCCGAGCACGGGGTGCGCGTGGTCCAGGGCGACGTCACCGCCGTCCCGCTGCCGAGCGGTTGCGCCGACGTGGTCTCCGCAGGTGAGTTGCTGGAGCATGTGCCGGCCTGGCCGAGTGCGGTGGCCGAGGCGTGCCGTCTGCTGCGTCCGGGCGGTCTGCTGGTGTTGGACACCCTGAACGACACGGCGCTGGCCCGGCTCGTCGCGGTACGGATCGCCGAGCGGCTGCCGACCGTGCCACGCGGCATCCACGATCCACGGTTGTTCGTGGACGCCCGGGCACTGGTGGCCGAGTGTGCCCGGCACGGTGTCGACCTGCGGCTGCGAGGCATCCGTCCGCAGGTCGGGGGCATGCTTGCCTGGTTGCTACGCCGGGCCCGCGCGACCCGGACGTCCGGTGCGACGTCCACGGGCCGCGCGCCACGCATCGTGCCGACCCGGTCCACCGCCGTGCTCTACCAGGGCCGGGGGGTCCGCAAAGGATAG